From the Nocardiopsis changdeensis genome, one window contains:
- a CDS encoding PepSY-associated TM helix domain-containing protein has translation MDPRPDTPAPDAPAPDRPDGTRGAWAALRPLILRLHFYAGVFVAPFILVAAVSGLLYVWTPQLEQAVHAEQLYVEPGGEHLPLHEQVRIARAELSGAEPGAVRPATGERDSTRVLFDLPASSESHRTTVFVDPYDGEVLGVMETYGTSGALPARTWVDMLHRNLHLGDAGRLYSELAASWLWAVALGGAALWVSAALRRRGRGGARRLLVPGAGTAPGRSRSVSVHGATGLWLLAGLLFLSATGMTWSQYAGANISDLRERLSWTTPAVSVETPNATPGVDVGVDTVLASAREAGLDGLVEVSFPKDPAAPYTVTQVDRSWPTSVDSAAIAADTGEVVDVVRFSDYPLMAKLSRWGIDAHMGVLFGVPNQIVLTAVAGGLVAVVLWGYRMWWQRRPTRGRALGVGRPYPRGSFRSLPWPWKAGVVAVLVVTGWAVPLLGVSLAVFLAVDVLLGWRARRSRPDSADPGGRVREAPAVGSDAR, from the coding sequence GTGGACCCACGACCGGACACCCCCGCACCGGACGCCCCCGCACCGGACCGGCCCGACGGGACCCGCGGCGCCTGGGCGGCGCTGCGCCCGCTGATCCTGCGCCTGCACTTCTACGCCGGGGTGTTCGTCGCCCCGTTCATCCTGGTGGCCGCCGTCTCCGGGCTGCTGTACGTGTGGACGCCGCAGCTCGAACAGGCGGTGCACGCCGAGCAGCTCTACGTCGAACCGGGCGGGGAGCACCTGCCCCTGCACGAGCAGGTGCGCATCGCCCGCGCGGAGCTCTCGGGCGCCGAACCCGGCGCGGTCCGCCCGGCCACCGGGGAACGGGACTCCACCCGGGTCCTCTTCGACCTGCCCGCGTCGTCCGAGAGCCACCGGACGACGGTCTTCGTCGACCCCTACGACGGCGAGGTGCTGGGGGTGATGGAGACCTACGGCACCAGCGGCGCGCTGCCGGCGCGGACCTGGGTGGACATGCTGCACCGCAACCTGCACCTGGGCGACGCGGGCCGCCTGTACAGCGAACTGGCGGCGAGCTGGCTGTGGGCGGTCGCCCTGGGCGGGGCCGCCCTGTGGGTGTCGGCGGCGCTGCGCCGGCGCGGGCGCGGGGGCGCCCGCCGCCTGCTGGTCCCCGGCGCGGGCACCGCGCCCGGCCGCTCCCGGTCGGTGTCCGTGCACGGGGCGACCGGGCTGTGGCTGCTGGCGGGTCTGCTGTTCCTGTCCGCCACGGGCATGACCTGGTCGCAATATGCCGGGGCGAACATCTCCGACCTGCGCGAACGGCTGTCCTGGACCACCCCCGCCGTCTCGGTGGAGACCCCGAACGCCACCCCCGGTGTGGACGTCGGCGTCGACACGGTGCTGGCGAGCGCCCGGGAGGCCGGCCTGGACGGGCTCGTCGAGGTCTCCTTCCCGAAGGACCCCGCGGCCCCCTACACGGTGACCCAGGTCGACCGGTCCTGGCCGACGAGCGTGGACTCCGCGGCGATCGCCGCCGACACCGGGGAGGTGGTCGACGTGGTCCGCTTCTCCGACTACCCGCTCATGGCCAAGCTGAGCCGGTGGGGCATCGACGCGCACATGGGCGTGCTGTTCGGGGTGCCCAACCAGATCGTGCTCACCGCCGTCGCCGGCGGGCTGGTCGCGGTCGTCCTCTGGGGGTACCGGATGTGGTGGCAGCGGCGGCCGACCCGGGGCCGGGCCCTGGGGGTGGGCCGCCCCTACCCGCGCGGGTCCTTCCGGTCGCTGCCCTGGCCGTGGAAGGCCGGGGTGGTCGCCGTCCTGGTGGTGACCGGCTGGGCGGTGCCGCTGCTGGGGGTGTCCCTGGCGGTGTTCCTCGCCGTGGACGTCCTCCTGGGGTGGCGGGCGCGCAGGAGCCGCCCGGACTCCGCGGATCCCGGAGGAAGGGTGCGGGAGGCCCCGGCCGTCGGGTCGGACGCCCGGTGA
- a CDS encoding MFS transporter: protein MGTVIEWYDFTLYGLAAALVFAPLFFGGSDLAGTLGAFATFAVGFLARPFGGLLLAHYGDRIGRKGTLLFTLLIMGGATTLIGFLPTYDSIGLWAPVLLIVLRVFQGAGAGAEFAGAMTMASESAGTGRRAFTAGFPGASVYVGMALATSTFAVLTGVMSDEAFIAWGWRVPFLASVVIIGIALYFRFRVKETAAFEAAEEDAQGRAPLVEAVRGHWRFLLAGMALFVFALPWVYIVQTFSVSYTTGTLGVNPTHALIGLLAAMLLTIPATLASGALADRIGRKPLLMGAAVFGTVFAFPMFMLYQTENSLLVALGLILGLAVIQGATIGVSAAMIAEIFPTRMRWSGIALSREIPAAVAGGTAPMVATWLVSVGGGTPWLVAGYLVVLSLIGVIGIRYLPETLVRATTVDGAAPEVPASAGAGGPAVEKEPSA from the coding sequence GTGGGCACCGTCATCGAGTGGTACGACTTCACCCTGTACGGACTCGCCGCGGCCCTGGTCTTCGCGCCGCTCTTCTTCGGCGGCAGCGACCTCGCCGGCACCCTGGGCGCCTTCGCCACCTTCGCCGTGGGCTTCCTGGCCCGCCCCTTCGGCGGCCTGCTGCTCGCGCACTACGGAGACAGGATCGGCCGCAAGGGGACCCTGCTGTTCACCCTGCTGATCATGGGCGGCGCCACAACGCTCATCGGCTTCCTGCCCACCTACGACTCGATCGGGCTGTGGGCTCCGGTCCTGCTGATCGTGCTCCGGGTCTTCCAGGGCGCCGGCGCGGGCGCGGAGTTCGCCGGGGCCATGACCATGGCCAGCGAGTCCGCGGGCACGGGCAGGCGCGCCTTCACCGCAGGGTTCCCGGGTGCCTCCGTCTACGTGGGCATGGCCCTGGCCACGAGCACCTTCGCGGTCCTGACCGGTGTGATGTCCGACGAGGCCTTCATCGCCTGGGGCTGGCGCGTGCCGTTCCTGGCCAGTGTGGTGATCATCGGCATCGCGCTGTACTTCCGGTTCCGGGTGAAGGAGACCGCCGCCTTCGAGGCCGCCGAGGAGGACGCCCAGGGGCGCGCGCCCCTGGTGGAGGCGGTGCGCGGCCACTGGCGGTTCCTGCTGGCCGGGATGGCCCTCTTCGTCTTCGCCCTGCCGTGGGTGTACATCGTCCAGACCTTCTCCGTCTCGTACACCACCGGGACCCTGGGCGTGAACCCCACGCACGCGCTGATCGGCCTGCTCGCCGCCATGCTGCTCACCATCCCGGCGACCCTGGCCTCGGGCGCCCTCGCGGACCGGATCGGCCGCAAGCCCCTGCTGATGGGCGCGGCCGTGTTCGGCACGGTCTTCGCCTTCCCGATGTTCATGCTCTACCAGACCGAGAACTCGCTGCTGGTGGCCCTGGGGCTCATCCTGGGCCTGGCGGTGATCCAGGGGGCCACCATCGGCGTCTCGGCGGCGATGATCGCCGAGATCTTCCCCACCCGCATGCGCTGGAGCGGGATCGCCCTGTCCCGGGAGATCCCCGCGGCCGTCGCCGGGGGCACCGCCCCCATGGTGGCCACCTGGCTGGTGTCCGTGGGCGGGGGGACCCCGTGGCTGGTGGCGGGCTACCTGGTCGTGCTCAGCCTCATCGGTGTCATCGGCATCCGGTACCTGCCCGAGACCCTGGTCAGGGCGACCACGGTGGACGGGGCCGCGCCGGAGGTGCCCGCGTCCGCCGGGGCAGGCGGGCCCGCGGTCGAGAAGGAGCCCTCCGCCTGA
- a CDS encoding helix-turn-helix domain-containing protein encodes MGQRTEAGPPLGGPPPGRGEALAALVSAVTGSGSASDAERALASLGLEPGEVRDLSEKIALGRRELVRLRRREYELGVLFSSARELAAERDGEALLEKIVDRAHQMMGSDLTYLSEYDPATRELFVRTTIGSVSPDFRALRVPPGKGLASLVVERGAAMSVTRYAEFETGRHEAGIDAAVAAEGIVSMLGVPMLADDEVLGVLFVATRAEHAFTPEDTALLTALADHASVVLQTARMLRSLQRAEDESRRALSRLTEHMIQRDRAHAVHRKLVEAVLTGGDFGTVAATLSDELARPVALADRAGGLLARAGSGLERPGALRDEALLGAVRRSAESGRLVPLEDGGPVDGVVAFAAGERHLGTVFLGRGGFALSDVDARTVERAAQVCALLLLSQEAVAETEYRVHGELIADLLSPDPERRRDAMARGRQRGMDAADLTSLLAFSVPAGQRGRAVRLAAKAAPAPSLAGEHQGLVIVLGRPGLRDRAEEIRRGLAHLLEGEVLGVLPAPGEPSAQFPLVKKTVKLLEALRVSDALVETGDYLPYAAVFDADAPAMEDFLHRTLGRVKSYDAERGTELLRTLRAFVHHGASPTRAARALNFHVNTILQRLERLDRVLGSGWRDDEDYFRLTLAVRMDELRERLVGGAEETWRGASAQ; translated from the coding sequence GTGGGACAGCGAACAGAGGCCGGACCGCCCCTCGGCGGACCGCCCCCGGGTCGGGGCGAGGCGCTGGCCGCACTCGTCTCCGCGGTCACCGGCTCCGGGAGCGCGTCCGACGCCGAGCGCGCCCTGGCCTCCCTCGGCCTGGAACCGGGGGAGGTCCGCGACCTCTCCGAGAAGATCGCCCTGGGACGGCGCGAACTGGTGCGCCTGCGCCGCCGCGAGTACGAGCTGGGGGTGCTGTTCTCCAGCGCCCGGGAGCTCGCCGCCGAACGGGACGGCGAGGCGCTGCTGGAGAAGATCGTCGACCGGGCCCACCAGATGATGGGCAGCGACCTGACCTACCTCTCGGAGTACGACCCCGCGACCCGGGAGCTGTTCGTCCGCACGACCATCGGCTCGGTCTCCCCGGACTTCCGGGCGCTGCGGGTACCGCCGGGCAAGGGCCTGGCGAGCCTCGTGGTGGAACGGGGCGCGGCCATGTCGGTGACCAGGTACGCGGAGTTCGAGACCGGCCGCCACGAGGCCGGGATCGACGCGGCGGTGGCGGCGGAGGGCATCGTCTCCATGCTCGGCGTCCCCATGCTGGCGGACGACGAGGTCCTCGGGGTGCTCTTCGTCGCCACCCGCGCCGAGCACGCGTTCACGCCGGAGGACACCGCCCTGCTGACCGCGCTGGCCGACCACGCCTCGGTGGTGCTGCAGACCGCGCGCATGCTGCGCAGCCTCCAGCGCGCAGAGGACGAATCCCGGCGGGCGCTCTCGCGCCTGACCGAGCACATGATCCAGCGGGACCGGGCCCACGCCGTGCACCGGAAACTGGTGGAGGCGGTGCTGACCGGCGGGGACTTCGGCACTGTGGCGGCCACGCTCTCCGACGAGCTGGCGCGGCCCGTGGCGCTGGCCGACCGGGCGGGGGGCCTCCTGGCCCGGGCGGGGAGCGGTCTGGAGCGGCCCGGCGCGCTCCGGGACGAGGCGCTGCTCGGAGCGGTGCGCCGCAGCGCGGAGTCGGGCCGCCTGGTCCCCCTGGAGGACGGGGGCCCCGTGGACGGGGTGGTCGCGTTCGCCGCGGGGGAGCGGCACCTGGGCACCGTGTTCCTGGGGAGGGGCGGCTTCGCCCTCAGCGACGTGGACGCGCGCACCGTCGAGCGCGCGGCCCAGGTGTGCGCCCTGCTGCTCCTGTCCCAGGAGGCCGTGGCCGAGACGGAGTACCGCGTGCACGGCGAGCTCATCGCCGACCTGCTCTCGCCTGACCCCGAGCGCAGGCGGGACGCCATGGCCCGGGGCCGCCAGCGGGGCATGGACGCCGCCGACCTCACCTCGCTGCTGGCGTTCTCCGTGCCGGCCGGGCAGCGCGGCCGCGCCGTCCGTCTGGCGGCCAAGGCCGCGCCCGCGCCGTCCCTGGCGGGGGAGCACCAGGGCCTCGTCATCGTTCTGGGCAGGCCCGGGCTGCGCGACCGGGCCGAGGAGATCCGGCGCGGACTCGCCCACCTCCTGGAGGGCGAGGTGCTCGGCGTGCTCCCGGCCCCCGGGGAGCCGAGCGCACAGTTCCCCCTGGTCAAGAAGACCGTGAAGCTGTTGGAGGCGCTCAGGGTCTCCGACGCCCTGGTCGAGACGGGCGACTACCTCCCCTACGCCGCCGTCTTCGACGCCGACGCCCCCGCCATGGAGGACTTCCTGCACCGGACCCTGGGACGGGTCAAGAGCTACGACGCCGAACGCGGGACGGAGCTGCTGCGGACCCTGCGGGCCTTCGTCCACCACGGGGCCAGCCCCACCCGGGCCGCCCGCGCCCTCAACTTCCACGTCAACACGATCCTCCAGCGGCTCGAACGGCTCGACCGCGTCCTGGGTTCCGGGTGGCGCGACGACGAGGACTACTTCAGGCTCACCCTGGCGGTGCGCATGGACGAGTTGCGGGAACGGCTCGTCGGCGGTGCCGAGGAGACCTGGCGTGGAGCCTCGGCACAGTGA